DNA sequence from the Cucumis melo cultivar AY chromosome 6, USDA_Cmelo_AY_1.0, whole genome shotgun sequence genome:
GCCGCCTCCACAAGAGACCGTCTTTCCCCTCTTTTTCTTAGTCTTGGAGGAAGTAGTCTCGACTGTATAGGTTATGGAATATCTCAGAGTATTAGTTGCGAAGGagtcttctcaaattctttgaccgcGGAGAAGGAGTCATTCAATTCCACTCAAATAGCTCAAAACAATAgggtgcgaaggtactctacgtttgaaatagagcgaaggtactcgactgaggttaggaaggagaggagcgaaggtactctacgaaaaaaatataggttcagagcgaagccactcgactgaggttaggaaggagaggagcgaagcagaatcaagctacgaatagaaggacaggagcgaaggtactctacgaaaaaaatataggagaggagcgaagccactcgactgaggttaggaaggagaggagcgaaggtactcgtagttttcaatataggagaggagcgaagccactcgactgaggttaggaaggagaggagcgaagcagctcgactgataaggttcagagcggttaggagcaaagaatttgcgagaatccttatcaaagaatgagaaaattcttttcgaattccaCTAACCCGTCAAAGCCCTCAATCAAAAAGAAAGTCACTAGAATGAAACTAAAGCGGACGTTCCAGATGAtaaaaggcgaactttcagtcgcttcgatcattctttgagcctcgtCCGAACCCCTccgctaggagcaaagaatttgcgaaaaaccactaaaaggagaggctcaaagaaaagttcatatgtccttatcaatgagactgaTCGATGAAGATCCATAAAGAAATAGGAAGCTTTCATTCTCTTCTTATTAGTCTCGGAACCTTGTCTCGACCAAAGGGGAAGAGGAATTATCTGTTTCCGAGGGAGAGGTCTTATTCCGGCattgaataaaaagaaaaagacggAGTCATGAGATCTTGTTCCATTGAATCAGTCTTCTTTCATTCATAAGGGAAAGAGGGGCGAATATGCTCTCCCGTTGTCAGAGTCTTTGGCTTATCCATGAAAGAGAGAATTctcacttctttttcttattcattCAAGATCTCATACTCAATTGAGTTACTCATTCAAGAAGATCCGCAACATCTATCAAAAAGCCTTGACCCGATCCCGATCCAAGTCCGGATAGACTGATGACGAAGTACGGGATAGACTcatcaaaagaaaaaggaagaaagatcaagcctagagaaaagacaagaacaagataaggatgccttggaaAGCTGCTGATAACCTTCCACTCTTGGTCGATCCTATAGATCATTCCCTTTTctatgaaagagagagagatgcCTCTGACTCTCCTCTTTTGACTTCTTCCGCATCCTAAACGGGGAGATCTGCCCTCTCGTCTGCCTACGATATACGATACTGGAAGGCGTACTGGGAGCCTCATAGTAGGCGCATATACGGTTCTCGTTCTTGATCAACGGAGATTATTGGAAATCGAGTTTCAAGCCTTATTACGATCGAGCTGACCTATCTACTTATCTAGCAACTTTTCCTGCAAGAACGAGAGCTGAAAGAGAAAGAACGATTTCAACCACAGCGACTGGAACAACTAAAGCAAGAGGTAGGGACCCAACTCAATCATCATAGTTCGCCGCGCTTGGTCTCTGCTCCGATCCCGCGCCTCGTTCTTGACTCGGCTCTTCCACTGACAGGATAGAATCCTCTTGatcctaggcttgatctttcttctcCGTCCTCCGGACTGACGGCTTTCCTTCTCCTAGGCTTTTCTTGGATAGGCTTGGAATTTCTTCCACTTTCACTTTCCTACTATTTCAGCTTTCAGAACGAAAAAGACAGCTTATTCTAAGCCTCCAGCTCGAACTCAAAGATAggggaggctcaaagaatttgagagtgGCTCGACCTACTAAAGAGGGAGAGAAAGAGGAATcaaggtgcgaaggagcgaGACCCTTGCATTGAGGTTATCAGAATCTAGAGTGAGGTTacgaaagagagagagagagaacttCAAGAGTCAACAGTGCTCTTTCAGTTTCATGATCCTTGAGAGGTCTTCTCTTCTTTACTTGTTCTTTcgttgaaaaaaaagaaactgaTTAGTTAGGAAGGATCgggcccacgtagcggtatcTCCACCAGGATGATCCGTGGGGAAGAAGTCAAATCAGTACTCCCACTCCGCGGTCACAGCTCCCAATAGCATCTGATGACGAAGGGGAAACTCAGGCCTCAGGGGGCCAGGCCAAACTAGGTTCTATGGGGATCCGCTGTCTTGAAGCTGAAATCGACGAAAGGTGCGAAGCCTTAGAGGAAAGAGAAGATCATCAGAGCTTTATAAACGACGACGATTCATATCTTTCCTTACTTGAGCACTTTCGCAGTTTCAAGCTGATGAACCACTTTCATAGACTTCTATTCAGATGAAAAGCGGTCCGCTGCtttgactttttctttttccaactaCTGTGACGACGAAAGAAAGCAAAGAAACTCAGCTTCTTGCAGGTCCCAATAAGCAGGTAACCCACTCCGCGGTCTACTCGTCTTGGAAAGCCTCATCAGTTCAAGAAAGATTCAATCAATTTCAATCAATGCGAGTCCCACCAGGAAGGAATATTCTGAGGCGGGCAAGGAAGGAAGAGGCGGGATATGTCGTCAGTCTAGACTGAGAATGAGTTCAGAAAATTCCCTCTTATGCGCCTTCCTTCTTCGAACCTTTTGGTATGTATTGCCCCCTAACTATAGATCAGATCCACCAGACGAGAAAGTCAATTCCGCACTGCTGCTCCGTCGTCGGACTTATCCACCAAGGGAAGGGATTCCTTTCATTTCTGTGGATTGCGTTGGAGGAAATCTACCAAAGCTAGGCAGATAGATAGACTCCTTCCCCGCTGCTAAGGGAGAGCAAGAAAAAAAAGCAAATTCTTGTTTTTGACGCCCCCTTTCTTTTGGGTATGCAGGTACTCAAAGTCCTCTCACTACCAACCAGAAGACATCATCTGGCTGGGTCTTGCCGGTATCaacaacaagaaaaaaaaagaagcaaatgGAAACAGCAACTAACTATGGCTCTTGGCCCAGACAAGGCCCTAGGCTACGGGGAGATCGGAGCAAGAGGGAAGGCCTAGACGAATTCTTCCTGGGCAGCTGTAAGTAGATCGAGAGGTCGTTCCGCCCCTTGTCCCCGAATAAGGGTAATATGTTCTCATAAAAGGTTGCTCCAATCTGACCTAGCTGGCGAGCGATCCCAGTTCGCAGCAGAGAACAAGACAGGAAGCGAGCCTACCTTTGTTCGCTTCTTCTCCACCAAGCACGGAAGTTTCAGGATAACTGTAGGTCGGTGGCTACCTAAGGAAACTCCGATTCGATCCGCCCCCCGGCTGGGAGGCATCTACCTCATCCCGATCACAAGGAGAGGTTCACCATGATGGGGGGTACTTCTTTTTCCCTTCCGGAAAGAATGAAATGCATAGGGGACCATCCTTTTGTTGCGGCATGCTCCTGAGATTTACGGATTCGCAGGGGGCCTCAGGCCCTACTTAGTTGACTGACAATGACAAAGGCTTACGAAACTAAGTAGGACCTTTTGAATTGAATCTTAAGTAGTGCGAAGCTGCTTTGCTCCTCTCAAGAAAGAAGACAAAGATCGAATTCAGATCTCTTTCTTCTGATCTCTAGCGTAGTGGGCTGCCTCTTTCAAGTCAAGAGAGTCAAGCTGCTTTCCTCCTTTTCAGTAGGGGAGCGAAAGGTTAGACCTTAGAAAGTCAACGAACAGCGGTTCTTCTATGTAGGTATGGCCTTCCCCCTTGACTTGACTCTCCTAACCTCGAGCTAATTCGTAACCTTTGCTACGCGTAGTAGAATGAAGGCGTAGCACCGACGCTCTCTTATCTATTAGCCTAAGCGTCTTCGCTAACTCGCTCGCCTACTATACCCTACTATACAATACATTGAGAGGGTAGGCTAGGCTAACTCAGCCGCTGACTTCTCAAAATCTAGGGCTAAGTAGCGCCTTTTCCTTTAGGTCCAAGGTAGCGTTGACAAAGAAGAAGAGAGGGTTAAAAGACAGCGATCTAGCAATAGAAATATATATAGGCCAGCAAGcgatcccacgtagcggtacgAATCGAAAGATCTCTTTTTTATGACTTCCACTTCTCAAATCAAATTCCTCTGAAactcatctggagtagcttaatcttagtctagttccatctttgacttagcccttatcaatgagacaatattagtggaatgaacaagtccggaggacctcgatcattctttgagcctcctccttgaatcttggactcctttcagtcgagccctcagTCCTTTTCACATTCTTTGAGCCCTCCGTTAGGATCAAAGAGGTCtggaggatcaaagaatttgagaagaatgatcgaagcgactgaataggttcatattccatttcatgactcatctggagtagcttaattagtctcaTATTCGTTCGTGAATTCcactcgcaaattctttggtcctaACCCTTGTTTTTGagccgaaggacttgtttatatccatattcatctgtggATCAAAGAGGTTCCAGAGGACTAATATATATGGAAGAAGACTATACTCCTCCTCCTTTTAGTTTTTTAGTGGCATTaatttgaatatggatttctctcattctttgataaggaattcgcttcgcccctctccttatcagtcgagttattgaataatgcactcctgaaaatagttcagggatcaggacttcgcttgaaaattctttgaaccggtccgtgctagcttaattacgagttatttcataacctacggACGGACcttgaatccatattcatctgataaggatcaaaggagcggttaggagttgaatgaaagcgaaagtccttatccttcaaattcaatgaaaaggagtgcaaggaaagaaatccatattaacctaggcaaggagcaaagaatttgcggacCCCTCCAAAACAAAGGTCCTCAATGAgaggatttctgactcgtcctacgtagcttaattagtgaaTATTGAgacgagactgaatcaatgaataaagtcaaagaatttgCGACTAAGAGCCTAGGCTTTCGTACTTATTTTAGGTTCCTTGCCAGGGCCCTATTGATGAATGAAAGAAAGGGTTTCTGAGCCCTAGCCCTGTAAGCCCACACCTGTGTAGAGTAGATCGTTCAACACCTGCGGCACAAACCCATTTTTGACCTATTGGTCCTAGTATCATAGGCGACCGAACGGCCGCCCCCTAATTACTAGACCAACCCGCTATAATAATTCCATAAACACCTAGCGAAGATATGGCAAACAAATAAAGTAGCCCTATGTTCGGATCTGACAATACAATACCATAATCAAAAGGTACAACGGCCCGAGCGACCAGACTTAACATAAATGTAGCCACTGGAGCCATTCTAAAAAGGGAGAAATTAGCACTACTTGGTGAAAGAGGTTCTTTTATCATCAATTTCAAACCATCTGCTAGAGGTTGTAACAATCCGAACGATCCCACTACATCAGGACCCTTTCGACGTTGCACAAAAGCCATTACTTTACGTTCAGCTAGCACTAAAAAGGCTACTCCTAGTAGAAGTGGTAGAATTATTCCAAGTATTTCAGCTGGGACTGCTATGTACGTTTTCGATTTTCTATTCACTGACGATCTGGCCTGGTCGACCCAATCATGATATTAATGGATCGGACCTTTTCTCGAACCGGATCCCGAGAGGTCCAAGATCGAATCCTCTATCTGAAACTCTACTGAGAATGGAAGCTTAGCCCGCCTCACTTGCTTTCTTTACTGCATAAGGGCATAAACTCAGTCAACGGATTTCCCTCTAACTAGCGGCTGAGAGTAAGCAAGCTACCTTCATGAAATTGTGGTTGAGTCAGAAGAATCAAGGTCTTTGATGATTGAAAAGACTATTTCAATAGTCTGCGAAGACAGAAAAGAAGATAGAGATGTATGAAAGAGAAGATAAGAACTTGATAAACCAAATAAACAAAGAAACCTATCCGCCTCAAATTCttctccacaaattctttgggCCTCAGTAGCTTAATTATGAGTGGAATGAAAAGCTCaaattcttcgatcattctttgactttattcattgattcagtcgagacctcctctcctttcagtcgagcctctggACTCGTTTGAGTGTCCTTATCTAATGAGACCtgtggataaacaagggttcggacggTTTTGACGGAGAAGCAAAGAAGACACGCAGCAAGTCGAGCTCCTTTCGTCTTCCGATAATAGAAAAGCACTCAACCTTCTACCTACGTCTTCCTTTAAGCCCTTTTAGTAGGTTAAGACTGAGAAGGAGCTCTTTCTTTGCACTCCGCGAAGCTCATAAGAAGAAAGATCAATGAACATCCATAAATCAAGAGTGAGGAAGATAGAGAGAAAGAGTCAGACCTATACGAACTCTAGTCCACTCATTCACGATCAGAAAGTCAAGAAAAGAGAGctcattaacgagaatgaaagaagacaGGCGATTGGCCTTACCATGATCGATCTCTCATGAGGCATACTCCGCGACTTAATGAACAAGAGCTGCCACTGCCTCTGGGAGAACAGCCTTTTGATCGATCGATCCGACGATAGGCTTTCGTACTGATTTTAGGTTCTGCCGTAGGCTCGGTAAAAAGCTTAGCGAAAGGTCTTCCTCGCGCCTTCGCT
Encoded proteins:
- the LOC127149998 gene encoding NADH-ubiquinone oxidoreductase chain 1, coding for MAFVQRRKGPDVVGSFGLLQPLADGLKLMIKEPLSPSSANFSLFRMAPVATFMLSLVARAVVPFDYGIVLSDPNIGLLYLFAISSLGVYGIIIAGWSSN